The Punica granatum isolate Tunisia-2019 chromosome 4, ASM765513v2, whole genome shotgun sequence sequence ATTCCATCAGATATTTTAGTTCTACCGTCTTCTTAAGCGTGTCAACCGTGACGAAAATCTCACGTGGCGGCTGAGCTGGACTTAACTCTGTTAATGACCCATAAATTGCCAAAAACGGCGCCGTTGCCGTCCTTTGCCATTCCAAAATTCTCAAAATTCTCCTAACATTAAACCTTCTCTAGACAAAGACTCAAGAACTCGATTCCTCTGCTATGGTGATTCAACCAAAATCAGTCCTTTGTCCTTTCTTGTTCATCGGCTAGTGCTTGATAAGCGGAAATGGGGTGCTCGCTTCCCATCGCCTTCTAGACACTGAGCTTCCCAAGATCCTTGAATTGCCCAAGCCTGAGTTTCCCTCTATTCCAACCCTGCCCAAACCTGAAATCCCTTCCCTGCCAATGCCCGAGATCCCATCCCCACCCAAAGTACCTGAGATACCAACCCTACAGAAGCCTGAGCTCCCTGAGGTGCCCAAGCTGCCAGAAGTGCCCAAGCTGCCTGACGTACCCAAGCTACCGGAGTTGCCCAAGCCAGAACTGCCGCATTTCCCGGAAATCCAGAAGGACATTCCGTTAGCAAGCTACGATTGAATTGTAATTACGGTAGCAAGTGATTAAGGCTTCTTTCCCTCACCTGGAACTTTTTCCTTCCTCAACGATTGAGCTATAATTCGAGTGTCCAACCTCCAACTTCTTCCTCCAAAGCCTCGAACGTCGTTCTCCACTGTAATTGGAGTGGTCAGCCTCGATCTTCTTCATTCCTCTGCAATTGAACTGTAAATCGACTACCTAGCCTCGAACTTCTTCCTGCAATGCCGCGAACCTCTTCTTTCCTCTGCACTAGATTTGCAATTGGAGTTAGGGTTTCGAATTTGGGGGTGCTGAATCGCAATTAGGGCTTGTAATTGCCAAATTGGGGATTTCGAGTAACAGGCCTTGAAAAGGGGCTTTGA is a genomic window containing:
- the LOC116202914 gene encoding uncharacterized protein LOC116202914, which encodes MKKIEADHSNYSGERRSRLWRKKLEVGHSNYSSIVEEGKSSSSGLGNSGSLGTSGSLGTSGSLGTSGSSGFCRVGISGTLGGDGISGIGREGISGLGRVGIEGNSGLGNSRILGSSVSRRRWEASTPFPLIKH